The Fragaria vesca subsp. vesca linkage group LG2, FraVesHawaii_1.0, whole genome shotgun sequence genome includes a window with the following:
- the LOC101312787 gene encoding uncharacterized protein LOC101312787, which produces MGGLRESWCFCKGVSKSEKMKAAIFSGKAPALVWISGAGNGISGTGFLIHRSLLLTTHVNLPSVSAAEGSEIRLQNGVAASLVPHRFFITSSVLDLTIVGLDAADGDSNSQGHPHYLKTCSKPNLDLGSGVYLLGYTETKELTVGEGKVVIATDNLIKLSTDGVTWSPGSAGFDVQGNLAFMICDPMKLATSPNTKSSSTSTSSSSSWKKDHPMQFGIPIPIICDWLNQHWEGSLDDLNKPKLPLIRLMSTGQKSDHSCASFTLRRVFKSTEADNDGTPSSSNTVSKPRDQLGPGCSAAANTFEEETPTDTLAAHVQGIPTPEIYETPKFTSNPLRKREGSQVQLLDINFPPRIAKPAITPQPTKRLPRTSDENFVKEPLLQSPKRQENQVKDRGSASPAADAEIASAGSVDEAHSEVQSSSYPVEASDMHNGYSSEGETMYSAETAESRNYPSPPEGKFQPVGRSQSCVNYNRWGAVQRNPVARRALLEQQRSFIHGRKMYSQGATSQRSNDYYSPTVSSIMKKRNSEQPITPIVKPRQAAVHSSPRWNF; this is translated from the exons ATGGGCGGTCTGAGAGAGTCGTGGTGCTTTTGTAAAGGAGTGAGCAAGTCTGAGAAGATGAAGGCGGCCATTTTCTCCGGGAAAGCTCCGGCATTGGTATGGATTTCCGGCGCCGGGAATGGGATCTCCGGTACCGGGTTCTTGATCCACCGTAGTCTACTGTTGACCACCCACGTCAACCTTCCGTCGGTGTCGGCGGCGGAGGGCTCCGAGATCCGGCTGCAAAACGGCGTCGCTGCGAGCCTCGTTCCCCACAG GTTTTTCATCACCAGCTCCGTTTTAGATCTTACTATAGTAGGTTTGGATGCGGCGGATGGAGATTCAAATTCTCAAGGCCACCCCCACTACTTGAAGACCTGCTCTAAACCGAACCTGGATCTGGGAAGTGGAGTTTACCTTCTAGGCTACACCGAGACTAAGGAATTAACAGTTGGCGAAGGTAAGGTAGTTATAGCCACGGACAATCTCATAAAGTTATCAACTGATGGAGTAACATGGAGCCCAGGTTCGGCTGGTTTTGACGTGCAAGGCAACCTTGCATTTATGATATGCGATCCTATGAAACTAGCTACATCTCCAAACACGAAATCCTCATCAACTTCTACGTCATCCTCATCATCATGGAAAAAGGATCATCCTATGCAATTTGGTATCCCCATTCCTATCATATGTGATTGGTTAAATCAACACTGGGAAGGTAGCCTTGATGATCTTAACAAGCCTAAGCTACCACTCATTCGATTAATGTCTACTGGCCAAAAAAGTGACCACTCCTGTGCTTCCTTCACACTGCGGCGGGTTTTCAAGTCAACTGAAGCAGATAACGATGGAACGCCTTCTTCATCAAATACAGTCTCAAAACCTAGAGACCAACTTGGACCAGGCTGTTCTGCTGCAGCAAACACCTTTGAAGAAGAGACCCCAACTGATACTCTTGCAGCCCATGTACAGGGAATTCCTACACCTGAAATATATGAAACACCGAAGTTTACATCTAATCCTCTTCGAAAAAGAGAAGGTTCCCAAGTTCAGCTTTTGGATATTAACTTTCCACCTAGGATTGCTAAACCAGCAATTACACCACAGCCTACCAAAAGATTACCCCGGACTTCTGATGAGAATTTTGTGAAGGAACCTCTACTGCAGAGCCCAAAAAGACAAGAAAATCAAGTCAAGGATAGAGGATCGGCAAGCCCTGCTGCTGATGCTGAGATCGCGTCAGCAGGTTCCGTAGATGAGGCCCATAGTGAGGTTCAGTCTAGTTCATACCCAGTTGAAGCTTCAGATATGCATAATGGGTATAGTAGTGAGGGAGAGACTATGTACTCTGCAGAAACAGCTGAGAGTAGAAATTATCCTAGTCCTCCTGAGGGAAAGTTTCAGCCAGTGGGAAGAAGCCAGAGTTGCGTGAATTACAATAGATGGGGAGCTGTTCAAAGGAATCCAGTGGCTCGTAGGGCGTTGCTAGAACAGCAAAGGAGCTTTATCCATGGAAGGAAAATGTATTCACAAGGGGCAACTTCTCAGAGGAGCAATGACTACTACAGCCCAACTGTGTCATCAATCATGAAGAAGCGAAACTCAGAGCAGCCTATCACTCCTATTGTCAAACCACGGCAAGCTGCTGTTCATTCCTCTCCAAGATGGAACTTCTAA
- the LOC101303302 gene encoding uncharacterized protein LOC101303302 — translation MEATLEQWEENEEVGIDLRGRLPRQNGNTITHGEDGVYTSQSSSEAESSRVEEEEGDKGSPRNGFHMVSAKNGGTESPYGISGFNGEDVDFVISKKSSGNEIVASEVESLSFEKSVDSKHQDEDNNKLRDEGLPGSGSLPSEQSIEQNGLNASLENGKAENGKVKLRDIREQEVSELYLERVYEKQAAHEFYCPNCNSCITKVLIRNRELENRAEIIPLPEPIDTVRCTSCFSFLIPAGNWFFPKAVAKEEKTQTNQGINIEDNDGASVPSHESYGRLQDQNSQVVAVVKGSLPIESAGPSRNNLDSRIRVELPVSLQDSNGTMYDKRSPTPAQSVGISQVVSVVKAPEPYLESRIGVELPVSLQDSNGTMYDKRSPMPAQSVGTSQAASVDKAPEPYLDSRVGVELPVSPQESNGTLYDQNPPMPAQSVGVSEAALIDKAPVPGDFVEASINGVQVPVPSYDSNGTLHNQKSPLPGQSVVSITVTTQSPAPEIDDAGSAESKPRESTTIIVRSDGPPIISEPHDAKTLDILKSIVYGGLTEVLASLSIVTSAASAGTTTVNILALALANLLGGLFIIGHHLWELKVDQSRVTTSETDEHVDRYEVVLGKRENFILHASVAILSFLIFGLVPPLVYCFSFRQSNDMDLKLAVVAASSLLCIILLATSKAYTQRPQKYIKTLVYYVIMGVGVAGVSYIAGDLIEKLVEKLGWFSSTVAGTLPLPQMSLVKPAWKSW, via the exons ATGGAAGCCACATTAGAGCAGTGGGAGGAGAATGAGGAAGTGGGCATTGACTTGCGGGGAAGGCTGCCTCGACAAAACGGCAACACGATCACTCATGGTGAAGATGGTGTCTACACCTCACAGAGTTCAAGTGAAGCTGAATCTAGCAGAGTAGAGGAGGAAGAAGGAGATAAGGGGAGCCCCAGAAATGGTTTTCACATGGTCTCTGCCAAAAATGGAG GTACTGAATCCCCATATGGGATCTCTGGATTCAATGGTGAAGATGTTGATTTTGTTATTTCCAAGAAAAGTTCTGGGAATGAAATAGTTGCTAGTGAGGTAGAGAGTCTAAGCTTTGAAAAGAGTGTTGATTCCAAGCATCAAGATGAGGACAATAATAAGTTGAGGGATGAAGGGTTACCTGGTTCTGGTTCGTTACCTTCCGAGCAATCCATTGAGCAGAATGGACTCAATGCTTCCCTGGAAAATGGAAAGGCTGAAAATGGGAAAGTTAAGTTGAGAGATATAAGAGAGCAAGAAGTGTCTGAATTGTACCTTGAGAGGGTATATGAGAAGCAGGCTGCACATGAATTCTACTGTCCTAATTGCAATTCTTGCATCACCAAGGTTCTTATCCGAAACAGAGAATTGGAGAATAGAGCTGAAATTATACCACTTCCGGAGCCAATTGATACAGTTAGATGCACTTCGTGTTTTAGTTTCCTCATTCCTGCAG GCAATTGGTTCTTTCCCAAAGCAGTAGCAAAAGAAGAGAAAACTCAGACAAATCAAG GAATCAATATTGAAGACAATGATGGAGCTTCTGTTCCATCACATGAATCTTATGGACGGCTGCAAGATCAAAATAGTCAAGTTGTAGCGGTAGTTAAGGGCTCATTGCCTATTGAGTCTGCTGGACCATCACGAAATAATCTTGACAGCAGAATTCGAGTTGAATTGCCTGTTTCACTACAAGACTCAAATGGAACAATGTACGATAAAAGATCTCCAACGCCTGCTCAGTCAGTTGGAATTAGTCAAGTTGTATCAGTAGTTAAAGCTCCAGAGCCCTATCTAGAGAGTAGAATTGGAGTTGAATTGCCCGTTTCACTACAAGACTCAAATGGAACAATGTATGATAAAAGATCTCCAATGCCTGCTCAGTCAGTTGGAACCAGTCAAGCTGCATCAGTAGATAAAGCTCCAGAGCCCTATCTCGACAGTAGAGTTGGAGTTGAATTGCCAGTTTCACCACAGGAGTCGAATGGTACATTATATGATCAAAATCCTCCAATGCCTGCTCAGTCAGTTGGAGTTAGTGAAGCTGCACTGATTGATAAAGCTCCAGTCCCTGGTGACTTTGTTGAAGCTAGCATTAATGGAGTTCAGGTTCCAGTTCCATCATATGACTCAAATGGAACATTACACAATCAAAAATCTCCATTGCCTGGTCAGTCGGTTGTTAGCATAACTGTTACAACTCAGTCACCAGCACCTGAAATAGATGATGCAG GGTCAGCAGAATCAAAACCTCGTGAGAGCACAACAATCATTGTTAGATCAGATGGACCACCAATAATATCTGAACCACATGATGCAAAAACCCTTGATATCCTCAAAAGCATCGTGTATGGCGGTTTAACTGAAGTACTTGCCAGCTTAAGCATTGTGACATCTGCAGCTAGTGCTGGTACTACCACAG TGAACATTCTAGCTTTGGCCTTGGCAAACTTGCTGGGTGGTCTTTTCATCATTGGACACCAC CTTTGGGAACTGAAAGTCGATCAATCAAGAGTTACCACCAGTGAAACAGATGAACATGTGGATAGATATGAAGTAGTGCTGGGGAAAAGAGAGAATTTCATTCTTCATGCCTCAGTTGCCATATTATCGTTCCTCATTTTCGGATTAGTACCTCCTTTGGTTTATTGCTTCTCATTCCGTCAGAGCAATGACATGGATCTAAAGCTTGCAGTAGTTGCCGCATCTTCTCTCTTATGCATCATACTTCTTGCAACTAGTAAAGCTTACACTCAGAGGCCACAGAAGTACATCAAAACTTTGGTGTACTATGTCATCATGGGGGTTGGGGTAGCCGGTGTTTCTTACATAGCAGGTGACCTGATTGAAAAACTTGTAGAGAAGCTTGGCTGGTTCAGCTCAACTGTGGCTGGCACTCTGCCTCTTCCTCAGATGAGTTTGGTGAAGCCTGCATGGAAATCCTGGTGA